The proteins below are encoded in one region of Drosophila santomea strain STO CAGO 1482 chromosome 3R, Prin_Dsan_1.1, whole genome shotgun sequence:
- the LOC120452157 gene encoding acyl-CoA Delta(11) desaturase, producing MGHLSTSERVCSKTPAIAGDSSPPLLARRSKLPNGDAQQQVRRGEDSSPELPPRAKLQLPPKREELPRSVVPKEIAKHVPKDAINLEEYTRTFVGDRVLGWQFQAPLKWDKVIQISLLHIVAFICLLTYPLRELNPYTTIWSFFMGGVAGFGVTAGAHRFWTHKSYKANTVLRSILMVCYCVAGQNTLYDWVRDHRVHHKYSETDADPHNANRGFFFSHVGWLMMLKHPEVLRRGRQIDMSDILADPVVRFHQKYFIPLKTFFCFILPTIIPVYCWGETWALAFIQQCLFRYVSSLNFTWSVNSAAHLWGSRPYDKRIMPSENIYVSLLAMGEGWHNYHHVFPWDYKAAELGNYTVNFTTMVLDAFHKLGWAWNMKQPSKELVRRTLEKYGDGTHASQLGGPEEFKDGVVAGATMVGHVHYAEVPDPELEYDAESSSTESAKLDENENEGERMKKSKKAAN from the exons ATGGGTCACCTGTCCACGTCGGAGCGAGTGTGCAGCAAGACGCCGGCCATCGCGGGGGACTCCAGTCCGCCGCTCCTGGCCAGGCGCTCGAAGCTCCCCAATGGTGATGCCCAACAACAGGTGCGCCGTGGAGAGGACTCCTCGCCCGAACTGCCGCCCCGTGCCAAGCTCCAGCTGCCCCCCAAGCGGGAGGAGCTGCCCAGGTCGGTGGTGCCCAAGGAGATCGCCAAGCACGTGCCCAAGGATGCCATCAATCTGGAGGAGTACACCCGCACCTTTGTCGGCGATCGCGTGCTGGGCTGGCAGTTCCAGGCTCCGCTCAAGTGGGACAAAGTCATCCAGATCTCGCTCCTGCACATCGTGGCCTTCATCTGCCTGCTGACCTATCCGCTGCGTGAGCTCAATCCGTACACCACCATTTGGT ccTTCTTTATGGGCGGCGTGGCCGGATTCGGAGTTACGGCCGGAGCCCACAGGTTCTGGACCCACAAGAGCTACAAGGCCAACACCGTGCTGCGCTCCATTCTGATGGTCTGCTACTGTGTGGCTGGACAG AACACGCTGTATGATTGGGTTCGCGACCATCGAGTTCATCACAAATACTCGGAGACGGATGCGGATCCCCACAATGCCAACAGAGGCTTCTTCTTCTCGCACGTGGGCTGGCTGATGATGCTGAAGCATCCGGAGGTACTGCGTCGTGGTCGCCAGATCGACATGAGCGACATTCTGGCCGATCCCGTGGTGCGCTTCCACCAGAAGTACTTCATCCCCCTGAAGACCTTCTTCTGCTTCATCTTGCCCACCATCATCCCGGTCTACTGCTGGGGCGAGACCTGGGCCCTGGCCTTCATCCAACAGTGCCTGTTCCGCTACGTGAGCAGCCTCAACTTCACCTGGTCCGTCAACAGTGCCGCCCACCTGTGGGGATCCCGCCCCTACGACAA GCGGATCATGCCCAGCGAGAACATCTACGTCTCTCTGCTGGCCATGGGCGAGGGATGGCACAACTACCACCACGTCTTCCCCTGGGACTACAAGGCAGCTGAGCTGGGCAACTACACCGTCAACTTCACCACCATGGTGCTGGATGCGTTCCACAAGCTGGGCTGGGCCTGGAACATGAAGCAGCCGTCCAAGGAGCTGGTGCGTCGCACCCTCGAGAAGTACGGCGATGGCACCCACGCCTCCCAGCTGGGCGGACCCGAGGAGTTCAAGGACGGCGTGGTGGCCGGTGCCACCATGGTGGGTCATGTGCACTATGCCGAGGTACCGGATCCCGAGCTGGAGTACGATGCCGAGTCGAGCAGCACGGAGAGCGCCAAGTTGGAtgagaacgagaacgaggGCGAGCGGATGAAGAAGTCGAAGAAGGCGGCCAACTAG